The following are encoded in a window of Paraburkholderia hospita genomic DNA:
- a CDS encoding hydantoinase B/oxoprolinase family protein, which yields MNMDIVTYEIIRSSLFAVAREMKIAMMRTAGSPLMHASGDSSAAIFDADMQLVAQGNDIPTMLGSAVISTRVSVEAIGRENLRPGDVIVSNDAYVGGGNHQPDVQFTRPVFVDGEIVAFVMTRGHWTDIGGQSPGSYAIATWDVFAEGIRIPPVLLYRNDEPVRDVLEILTRNSRNAHELRLDIQAQYAGTFVGDRRIVDLVAKYGANALRDVMSQSLDHSEKLIRAEIAKIPDGVYEAEEYLDPIEAPGWKHERPLLKVKVIVKDDHITFDFTGTGAQVRGGINCPFSVTCNSTWFTVKALTDLSIPINQGCYRPVTIIAPQGSVLNCEYPASVVSGNTETSPRVIDLLLKALAPAVPNRILGQSNCAACAGIFSGRDTNQARVAETGEKFVTMHDVHAGGMGARAARDGVSGIRVYVGNAGSQSIEMIERTSPLLVEEWSLVPDTGGAGRQRGGLTSRRVYRVEYDEATFTVSGERGHTAPEGHFGGLAGSPFVCKVQRADGHDMVVPAKGGQTVVYRNDRVVVQPAGSGGFGEPLERERALVLADVADGYISRDAAVRLYQLDRELIQSEQIEVAAEAT from the coding sequence ATGAACATGGACATCGTTACATACGAAATCATCCGTAGCAGTCTGTTTGCGGTTGCGCGGGAAATGAAGATTGCCATGATGCGGACAGCGGGAAGCCCGCTGATGCACGCGAGTGGCGACTCATCTGCCGCTATCTTCGACGCTGACATGCAGCTCGTTGCTCAAGGCAACGACATCCCTACGATGTTGGGCTCGGCAGTCATTTCCACCCGTGTCTCGGTCGAGGCCATTGGTCGCGAAAACCTGCGGCCTGGCGACGTCATTGTCAGCAACGACGCTTACGTCGGCGGCGGCAATCACCAGCCGGACGTCCAGTTCACGCGCCCGGTCTTCGTTGACGGTGAAATCGTTGCCTTCGTGATGACACGTGGGCACTGGACGGACATCGGTGGGCAGTCACCTGGCAGCTATGCAATTGCCACGTGGGACGTGTTCGCCGAGGGCATCCGGATTCCCCCCGTCCTTCTCTATCGGAACGACGAGCCAGTGCGCGACGTACTGGAAATCCTGACGCGCAATAGCCGAAACGCTCATGAGCTGCGCCTGGACATTCAGGCGCAATATGCGGGCACCTTTGTGGGTGACCGCCGCATCGTGGACCTGGTTGCAAAGTATGGCGCCAACGCGTTGCGTGACGTGATGAGCCAGAGTCTCGACCACTCGGAGAAGCTCATCCGCGCAGAGATTGCGAAGATTCCCGACGGTGTCTACGAGGCGGAGGAATATCTCGACCCCATCGAGGCGCCGGGCTGGAAACACGAGCGCCCGCTGCTGAAGGTCAAGGTCATCGTGAAGGATGACCACATCACGTTCGACTTCACAGGCACAGGCGCTCAGGTGCGAGGCGGAATCAACTGTCCGTTCTCCGTCACCTGCAACAGCACCTGGTTCACAGTCAAGGCGTTGACGGACCTTAGCATCCCGATCAATCAGGGTTGCTATCGGCCGGTGACCATCATTGCCCCGCAGGGCAGCGTTCTCAATTGCGAATATCCGGCGTCGGTCGTATCTGGCAACACCGAAACATCGCCGCGGGTCATTGACCTTCTCCTGAAGGCCCTCGCGCCCGCAGTTCCCAATCGCATTCTCGGACAAAGCAACTGCGCGGCGTGCGCGGGCATCTTTAGCGGACGCGATACGAATCAGGCTCGTGTTGCGGAGACTGGCGAAAAATTCGTCACGATGCACGACGTGCATGCTGGCGGGATGGGCGCGCGGGCAGCCAGGGATGGGGTGAGCGGCATCCGGGTCTATGTCGGCAATGCCGGCAGCCAGTCGATTGAAATGATTGAACGAACTTCGCCGTTGCTGGTTGAAGAGTGGTCGCTCGTACCCGATACGGGTGGCGCTGGCCGGCAACGTGGGGGTCTGACTTCCCGCCGTGTGTACCGCGTCGAATATGACGAAGCCACGTTCACGGTCTCGGGAGAGCGTGGGCACACGGCGCCGGAAGGACATTTCGGCGGACTCGCCGGCAGCCCGTTCGTTTGCAAGGTGCAGCGAGCTGACGGGCACGACATGGTTGTACCCGCCAAAGGTGGCCAGACAGTCGTGTATCGGAATGACCGTGTCGTTGTGCAGCCGGCCGGTAGCGGTGGATTTGGTGAGCCGCTGGAGCGCGAGCGTGCATTGGTCCTGGCGGACGTCGCCGACGGTTACATCAGTCGGGACGCAGCCGTCCGCCTCTATCAGCTTGACCGCGAACTGATTCAGTCGGAGCAGATTGAAGTCGCCGCGGAGGCAACGTAA
- a CDS encoding CaiB/BaiF CoA transferase family protein encodes MEMTKQLPLDGVCVIEIGHSLAAPYAGMVLRALGAEVIKIESAEGGDYARDWGPPFIDGAAALFHAVNHGKSSIAMSLSDPQQADLLRDLIARRADVVLQNLKAGGTEKYGLGAGQMLKAKPSLVYCNLGAFGTVGPLRDKPGYDPLAQAFSGLMSFMGQPDEALSRIPISVNDMGTGLWAAIGVLSALFRRQTTGVGEVVSVSLYETALSWGGMQIADYLACGALPGRWGSGTAAIVPHQAFECADSTIMVAAGNDRLFRRLCEVLSVNELADDSRFAANGARVSNRVELIALLQHEFSKNTAAHWLERLDKVGIPSGPIQTVDQVVVHEQTKALDILQKTEDGAATFVGLPVSFGGKRPADTGSTPKLGEHNHLLTDALQETS; translated from the coding sequence ATGGAAATGACGAAGCAGCTTCCACTCGATGGCGTTTGCGTTATCGAGATTGGACACAGTCTCGCTGCACCTTATGCCGGCATGGTATTGCGGGCACTTGGCGCGGAAGTCATCAAGATTGAAAGCGCGGAAGGCGGGGACTACGCGAGAGACTGGGGCCCTCCTTTCATCGATGGTGCTGCGGCACTTTTTCACGCGGTGAACCACGGAAAATCGAGCATCGCGATGTCGCTGTCGGACCCCCAGCAGGCGGACCTGTTGAGGGACCTCATCGCGCGACGCGCAGATGTTGTGTTGCAGAACCTGAAAGCAGGCGGTACGGAGAAGTATGGGCTTGGCGCCGGGCAGATGTTGAAAGCCAAGCCCTCGCTGGTGTACTGCAATCTCGGCGCCTTCGGGACGGTCGGGCCGCTGCGCGACAAGCCTGGATACGACCCGCTCGCCCAGGCGTTCAGCGGCCTGATGAGCTTCATGGGTCAACCCGATGAGGCATTGAGCCGGATTCCCATCTCGGTGAACGACATGGGCACGGGTCTGTGGGCAGCGATCGGCGTGCTATCCGCGCTGTTCCGCCGGCAAACCACGGGCGTCGGTGAAGTCGTTTCGGTGTCGCTTTACGAAACCGCGCTCTCGTGGGGCGGTATGCAGATTGCCGACTACCTTGCGTGTGGAGCGCTTCCGGGACGGTGGGGTTCCGGCACGGCAGCCATCGTGCCGCACCAGGCATTTGAGTGCGCCGATTCGACCATTATGGTCGCAGCAGGTAACGACCGACTCTTCCGTCGGCTCTGCGAGGTTCTGTCAGTCAACGAGTTGGCGGACGACAGCCGCTTTGCGGCCAATGGAGCGCGAGTCAGCAATCGGGTGGAGCTGATTGCGCTTCTGCAGCACGAGTTCAGCAAAAACACGGCTGCACATTGGCTTGAGCGCCTCGACAAGGTGGGGATTCCCAGCGGACCGATTCAGACTGTCGACCAGGTCGTCGTCCATGAGCAGACGAAAGCGTTGGATATCCTGCAGAAGACTGAGGACGGCGCCGCGACGTTTGTGGGGCTTCCCGTATCGTTTGGCGGAAAGCGGCCTGCCGATACTGGGTCCACACCTAAGCTCGGTGAGCATAACCATCTGCTCACTGACGCACTTCAAGAAACCTCCTGA
- a CDS encoding D-2-hydroxyacid dehydrogenase family protein — protein sequence MHKIAILDDFQNTSMKFGNWDSLRKHAEITIFTDHIDNEDALVERLQPYDVLCVMRERTWFPRSVLSRLKNLKMLASTGPWNAAIDIEAADELGITVCGTASSLTAAAEHTWALILAAARHIPAEVNSFRNGGWQVSVGRDLSGKTIGLLGLGYSGSVTARVAQAFGMKTIAWSQNMTAESAAMHGAQYVSKDELLASSDILSIHVRLSERTRGLIGARELSLMQPHALLVNTARGPIVDEDALIAALSRKQIAGAALDVFDIEPLPVTHAFRTMDNVIATAHLGYVTEGSYEFYYGESVENIRAWIKGEPIRTLTAERREISYQTITS from the coding sequence ATGCACAAAATCGCCATCCTCGACGACTTCCAGAACACCTCGATGAAGTTCGGAAACTGGGACAGCCTGCGCAAGCATGCCGAAATCACCATCTTCACTGACCATATCGACAATGAGGATGCCCTGGTCGAACGGCTCCAACCCTATGACGTCCTGTGCGTGATGCGGGAACGAACCTGGTTCCCGAGGAGCGTCCTATCGAGGCTCAAGAACCTCAAAATGCTTGCAAGCACGGGCCCGTGGAACGCTGCCATTGACATTGAAGCCGCGGACGAACTGGGTATCACTGTCTGCGGGACGGCATCGTCGCTGACGGCAGCGGCTGAACACACGTGGGCACTCATTCTCGCGGCCGCGCGTCATATCCCCGCCGAGGTCAATTCGTTCAGAAATGGTGGATGGCAAGTCTCCGTCGGCAGAGACCTGAGCGGCAAGACCATCGGTCTGCTTGGTTTAGGCTACTCCGGCAGCGTGACAGCGCGCGTCGCACAGGCCTTTGGCATGAAGACAATCGCCTGGAGCCAGAACATGACAGCAGAATCCGCTGCCATGCATGGCGCTCAGTACGTATCAAAAGACGAATTGCTTGCGTCCAGTGACATCCTGTCAATCCACGTTCGCCTGTCCGAACGTACGAGAGGTCTCATCGGCGCTCGTGAACTCTCCCTGATGCAACCCCATGCCTTACTTGTGAACACAGCACGTGGACCGATTGTGGACGAGGACGCATTGATTGCGGCTCTATCGCGCAAACAGATTGCTGGCGCCGCGCTGGACGTATTTGATATCGAACCGCTCCCGGTCACCCACGCGTTCCGGACGATGGACAACGTCATTGCGACGGCACACCTCGGCTATGTCACCGAGGGTTCGTATGAGTTCTACTATGGCGAATCCGTTGAAAACATTCGCGCCTGGATTAAAGGCGAGCCGATTCGTACGTTGACTGCAGAGAGACGCGAAATCAGTTACCAGACCATTACTTCGTAG
- a CDS encoding MFS transporter yields MSQTFLEPTPTSSDEPPSVAAVSAEERRLYLRVALRIVPLLFVCYVVAFLDRINVGFAKLQMQDALGFSDAVYGLGAGIFFLSYCLLEVPSALLLKRMGAKKTIARIMICWGIVGTLTAFVSNVTEFYLVRLLLGVFEAGFFPGVIFYLSSWFPENRRGVIISCFMVGFPVAGLVGGPISGWAMTALANVANMAGWQWLYIVEALPAVALGILTLFVLDDNIDKAKWLTDAEKNTLREGFRAETERKRKNNQNGHGTLAQALADPKVYMLAFIDFAFVCGTYSVTFWLPTVMKSSGISNLAQLGWLSAIPYGIGAIGMVAISRNSDRTLERRWHATIAGVIGAIALLLVSQSMSSAVVTIALLTVACVGIFSINVLIWSMASGYLHGSPAAAGSIAFVNCIGLLSGFCSPFIIGWLKTMTGSLNSGLYVMTAVLFLGIIVMFVGFKPKATQPA; encoded by the coding sequence TTGAGCCAGACCTTTCTTGAACCGACTCCGACATCATCGGACGAACCGCCGTCCGTCGCGGCCGTGAGCGCGGAGGAGCGCAGGCTTTACCTGCGCGTCGCGCTTCGCATCGTGCCGCTGCTCTTCGTTTGCTATGTCGTCGCCTTTCTCGACCGCATCAACGTCGGATTTGCGAAGTTGCAAATGCAGGACGCCCTTGGTTTCAGCGATGCTGTGTACGGCCTGGGCGCGGGTATCTTTTTCCTCTCGTACTGTCTGCTCGAGGTGCCAAGCGCCCTGCTTCTGAAGCGCATGGGAGCGAAGAAGACCATCGCTCGGATCATGATTTGCTGGGGAATCGTTGGGACCTTAACGGCGTTTGTCTCCAACGTGACCGAGTTCTACCTCGTCCGATTACTGCTCGGCGTATTCGAGGCTGGCTTCTTTCCCGGCGTGATTTTCTATCTCAGCTCCTGGTTCCCTGAGAACAGGCGCGGCGTCATCATTTCATGCTTCATGGTCGGCTTTCCCGTTGCCGGCCTGGTCGGCGGCCCCATCTCCGGATGGGCGATGACAGCGCTTGCAAACGTCGCCAACATGGCTGGGTGGCAGTGGCTCTACATCGTGGAGGCGCTGCCTGCCGTCGCACTTGGCATCCTTACGCTGTTCGTCCTGGATGACAACATCGACAAAGCGAAATGGCTGACTGACGCAGAAAAGAACACACTGCGGGAAGGGTTTCGAGCCGAAACGGAACGCAAACGCAAGAACAACCAGAACGGGCACGGAACGCTCGCGCAAGCGCTCGCGGACCCCAAGGTCTACATGCTTGCGTTCATCGACTTCGCCTTCGTTTGCGGAACCTATTCGGTCACGTTCTGGCTTCCTACCGTCATGAAGAGTTCGGGCATATCGAACCTCGCGCAACTTGGATGGCTGTCGGCCATTCCCTACGGTATTGGCGCCATAGGGATGGTCGCAATTAGCCGAAACTCGGACCGCACGCTTGAGCGGCGCTGGCATGCGACCATTGCCGGCGTCATCGGTGCGATAGCGCTTCTTCTTGTGTCGCAGTCGATGAGCTCAGCTGTGGTGACAATCGCTTTGCTGACCGTCGCGTGTGTCGGCATCTTCTCGATAAACGTGCTGATCTGGTCAATGGCTTCCGGCTATCTCCACGGCTCGCCTGCTGCAGCTGGAAGCATTGCGTTCGTGAACTGCATCGGTCTGCTCAGTGGATTCTGCAGCCCTTTCATCATCGGATGGTTGAAGACAATGACCGGGTCGCTCAATAGTGGCCTTTACGTGATGACCGCCGTCCTCTTTCTCGGAATCATCGTCATGTTCGTAGGATTCAAGCCGAAAGCGACCCAACCAGCGTGA
- a CDS encoding CaiB/BaiF CoA transferase family protein, whose amino-acid sequence MAERQMTRPLPLDGICVVEIGHSLAAPYAGIIFAHLGARVVKIENAAQGDYARGWGPPFIDGASALFHAMNHGKESISADFSDPVCTKLIREFIVANADVVLQNLKPGNLDRYGLGAKDLTELCPSLVYCNLGAFGATGPLRSKPGYDPLVQAYSGMMSIVGHADDAPSRVPVSINDMGTGMWAVIGVLAALRGKDRGDRERGQVIDVSLYETALAWMTVPLSDCLAGGPEPARIGSGSPNIVPYQVFDCSDGEILVAAGNDTLYRRLCNVMDLPSLADDPRFATNGDRVLNRKALIALLEVRFRQKTASDWLEKLEAESIPCGPLQTVDRVVMDEQTVSLDILRETPDGRTRTVALPVSFDGQRPPLPGNTPGLGEHNHLLTRPPARNREDDLLQQECD is encoded by the coding sequence ATGGCTGAGAGACAAATGACGCGGCCGCTCCCGCTTGACGGCATTTGCGTCGTGGAGATTGGACACAGCCTTGCGGCACCGTACGCGGGCATCATCTTCGCGCATCTCGGCGCCCGCGTCGTGAAGATTGAGAACGCAGCCCAGGGGGACTACGCCCGCGGATGGGGGCCGCCCTTCATCGACGGAGCCTCCGCGCTCTTTCATGCAATGAACCACGGCAAGGAAAGCATCAGCGCCGATTTCAGCGACCCGGTCTGCACCAAACTCATTCGAGAGTTCATCGTCGCCAATGCCGATGTGGTCCTGCAGAACCTGAAGCCCGGCAATCTCGACCGTTATGGCCTCGGGGCAAAGGACCTGACGGAACTGTGTCCGTCGCTCGTCTATTGCAACCTCGGAGCCTTTGGCGCCACCGGCCCTTTGCGAAGCAAGCCCGGCTACGACCCGTTGGTACAGGCCTACAGCGGGATGATGAGCATCGTGGGGCATGCCGACGACGCGCCCAGCCGCGTTCCCGTCTCGATCAATGACATGGGCACAGGCATGTGGGCCGTCATTGGCGTCCTCGCCGCGCTGCGGGGCAAAGACCGTGGCGACCGTGAGCGCGGCCAGGTCATCGACGTGTCGCTCTACGAGACCGCCCTGGCCTGGATGACGGTGCCCCTTTCGGATTGCCTTGCCGGCGGGCCAGAACCCGCCCGCATAGGGTCGGGTAGCCCAAACATCGTGCCCTATCAGGTATTCGACTGCTCAGATGGCGAAATCCTTGTCGCCGCAGGTAACGACACGCTTTATCGCCGCCTCTGCAATGTGATGGACCTGCCCTCACTGGCTGACGACCCACGGTTTGCGACCAATGGTGACCGTGTCTTGAACCGAAAGGCCTTGATTGCACTTCTCGAAGTCAGGTTCAGGCAGAAGACCGCGAGCGATTGGCTGGAGAAGCTTGAAGCGGAATCGATTCCTTGCGGCCCCTTGCAGACGGTCGACCGCGTGGTCATGGACGAACAGACGGTGTCACTCGACATCCTTCGCGAGACGCCCGATGGACGAACGAGGACCGTCGCGCTGCCTGTCTCCTTCGACGGCCAACGCCCGCCCTTGCCCGGCAATACACCCGGCCTTGGTGAACACAACCATTTGCTGACCAGGCCGCCAGCGCGCAACCGCGAAGACGACCTTTTGCAACAGGAGTGCGATTGA
- a CDS encoding LacI family DNA-binding transcriptional regulator, giving the protein MSIESKGNMTRRTSGAADVASPDDERKPSIRDVAQLADVSLGTVSRVINAHPNVREDTRKRVKAAIVELGYVPNMVAQSMRSNRSMTFACVMRDFTVPVLSLFVDSMQKEIEGFGFSLMVASSYHDLKRERELLLGFQQRRIDGLVIATSSEEDPALLTMLREAQFPIVLLDRELPAELDSVSVNHAAGVRQAVLHLADLGHRRIAIISGEPGVHPTQSRLKGFGDAFKERGLTLEPELIRHATFARDAGYTETRHLLELDKPPTAIVAGGTSLLPGVMQATRERGLVIPQDLSVVAGADSDVALLATPAFTVVRWNHDQLGKAAGRFLMERLDNPKLPRRRLTVDAELVMRGSCASPRRTVALRG; this is encoded by the coding sequence ATGAGTATCGAATCCAAAGGCAATATGACACGCCGAACTTCGGGCGCAGCTGACGTCGCATCACCTGACGATGAACGCAAGCCGTCAATCCGGGACGTCGCGCAACTGGCGGACGTCAGTCTGGGCACGGTCTCGCGGGTAATCAACGCGCATCCCAACGTGCGCGAGGACACACGCAAGCGCGTGAAGGCTGCCATCGTAGAACTGGGTTATGTGCCGAATATGGTGGCCCAGAGCATGCGCAGCAACAGGTCGATGACGTTCGCATGCGTAATGCGCGACTTCACCGTCCCTGTGCTCAGCTTGTTCGTCGACTCGATGCAAAAGGAGATTGAAGGTTTCGGCTTCTCGCTGATGGTCGCATCCAGCTACCACGACCTCAAGCGCGAACGAGAACTGCTGCTTGGCTTCCAGCAGCGACGGATAGACGGGCTGGTAATCGCCACGTCGTCGGAGGAGGACCCAGCGCTTCTGACGATGCTGCGGGAAGCACAATTTCCAATCGTGTTGCTGGATCGTGAGTTGCCTGCCGAGCTTGATTCCGTCTCCGTGAATCACGCCGCAGGTGTTCGGCAAGCGGTGCTTCACCTCGCCGACCTGGGACATCGCCGCATTGCAATCATTTCTGGTGAACCGGGAGTGCATCCGACGCAAAGCCGGTTGAAGGGTTTCGGCGATGCATTCAAAGAGCGTGGCCTGACGCTGGAGCCAGAACTGATCCGGCACGCCACATTTGCCAGAGACGCCGGCTATACCGAAACGAGGCATTTGTTGGAGCTCGACAAACCACCTACGGCTATCGTTGCCGGCGGAACATCATTGCTTCCTGGCGTAATGCAAGCAACGCGGGAACGTGGACTCGTGATACCGCAAGACTTATCGGTTGTCGCCGGAGCGGACAGTGACGTCGCGCTTCTCGCGACGCCTGCGTTCACTGTGGTTCGATGGAACCATGACCAACTCGGGAAGGCGGCGGGGAGATTCCTGATGGAGCGTTTGGACAACCCGAAACTGCCCCGCAGGAGATTGACGGTGGACGCTGAGCTGGTGATGCGAGGTTCGTGCGCGTCACCGCGTCGGACGGTGGCTCTGAGGGGTTGA
- a CDS encoding IclR family transcriptional regulator, translated as MEKVYEVPALKRAQDILDVLSGAREPVRVSALREATGLSRSTLYLLLDSLQRQHWVEKHGDGYLIGVKLFELGNAYVRHDGYQSVFRALAASFVAAHDEVVQLATLDGTDVVYIAREDSRRPVRLVSDLGSRLPAHCSALGKALLATLSEAELIELLPEKLTAVTPRTITRRAVLLRELAVVRENGQASEFEESAAGLACFAAYVGQTAYGKRLAVSTSIPIGRIDQKREKQIRLAIAKMALQIGARLGNI; from the coding sequence ATGGAAAAGGTCTACGAGGTACCGGCTCTGAAGCGAGCACAAGACATCCTCGACGTTCTGTCTGGGGCGCGGGAGCCCGTGCGCGTGTCGGCGTTGCGCGAGGCAACCGGCCTGTCGCGCAGTACGCTCTACCTGCTGCTCGACTCACTGCAGCGGCAGCATTGGGTTGAAAAGCACGGCGACGGCTACCTCATCGGCGTGAAGCTTTTCGAGTTGGGGAACGCGTATGTGCGGCACGACGGCTATCAGTCTGTGTTCCGTGCGTTGGCAGCTTCCTTCGTGGCCGCACATGACGAAGTGGTGCAGTTGGCGACGCTCGACGGAACTGACGTTGTCTACATCGCCCGAGAGGATTCGCGACGACCGGTGCGACTCGTATCGGACCTTGGCTCCCGGCTGCCGGCACATTGCTCAGCGTTGGGGAAAGCGCTGCTTGCAACGCTTTCTGAGGCAGAGTTGATCGAACTGCTCCCGGAAAAGCTCACCGCAGTGACGCCAAGGACAATCACGCGACGCGCTGTCCTGCTACGTGAGCTCGCAGTTGTCCGGGAAAATGGCCAGGCGAGCGAGTTCGAGGAATCTGCCGCTGGACTGGCCTGTTTTGCTGCCTATGTCGGGCAGACAGCCTATGGGAAAAGACTTGCCGTCAGCACGAGCATCCCCATCGGTCGCATCGACCAAAAGCGAGAGAAGCAGATTCGCCTTGCTATAGCGAAGATGGCTTTGCAAATCGGCGCTCGCCTGGGAAATATCTGA
- a CDS encoding fumarylacetoacetate hydrolase family protein: MAISPAHSYLPADSERAILIGRVWRPAPHNGPSVVVVRNDEVFDITEAVVTTADLFDRADALEIARNAPGESLGGVDALIARSLDPNATGLRLLAPCDVQAIKACGVTFAVSLLERVIEEQAGGDASKALEIRETINTLIGVDLSRIKPGSESAQKLKAEMERRGAWSQYMEVGIGPDAEVFSKSQPMSAVGLGANIGLYKTSVWNNPEPEIVLAVNSAGHIVGATLGNDVNLRDIEGRSALLLGKAKDNNASCSIGPFVRLFDAHFTLDSVRKESVSLKIDGIDDGFVLEGVSHMSEISRDPIDLVNQTYGPHHQYPDGFMLFLGTMFSPIKDRDAKGAGFTHHLGDVVTISAPSLGALVNIVRRSDEITPWTFGVRALYGNLAARGLLNRNASGA; the protein is encoded by the coding sequence ATGGCTATTTCCCCGGCACATTCATACCTTCCTGCAGATTCAGAGCGAGCGATACTCATTGGTCGCGTATGGCGACCAGCGCCGCACAACGGCCCGTCAGTCGTAGTCGTTCGAAACGATGAGGTCTTCGACATCACAGAAGCCGTTGTAACGACGGCAGACCTGTTCGACCGCGCGGACGCACTGGAAATTGCTCGTAACGCGCCGGGTGAGTCACTCGGGGGCGTGGACGCACTGATAGCCAGGAGTCTCGACCCCAATGCGACCGGACTCAGGTTGCTCGCGCCTTGCGACGTTCAAGCCATCAAGGCTTGCGGCGTGACGTTTGCGGTTAGCCTGCTCGAGCGCGTGATTGAGGAGCAGGCGGGCGGTGATGCAAGCAAAGCATTGGAAATCCGGGAGACGATTAACACACTGATTGGTGTAGACCTCTCCAGGATTAAACCGGGCTCGGAAAGCGCGCAGAAATTGAAGGCTGAAATGGAGCGGCGGGGCGCCTGGTCGCAGTACATGGAGGTCGGCATTGGCCCAGACGCAGAGGTGTTTTCGAAGTCGCAGCCAATGTCGGCAGTGGGGCTTGGCGCGAATATCGGTCTCTACAAAACGTCAGTCTGGAATAACCCGGAACCGGAGATTGTGCTTGCAGTGAACAGCGCCGGTCATATCGTGGGTGCGACGCTCGGAAACGACGTCAATCTGAGAGATATCGAAGGTCGCAGTGCTTTGCTGCTCGGGAAGGCGAAGGACAACAACGCTTCGTGCTCCATTGGCCCGTTCGTTCGCCTCTTTGACGCGCATTTCACGCTTGATTCCGTCCGGAAGGAAAGTGTGTCGCTGAAGATTGACGGCATCGACGACGGTTTCGTGCTCGAAGGCGTCAGTCATATGAGCGAGATTAGCCGCGACCCGATCGACCTGGTGAACCAGACCTATGGTCCGCACCATCAGTATCCCGATGGCTTCATGCTTTTCCTCGGCACGATGTTTTCGCCAATCAAAGACCGGGACGCGAAAGGTGCGGGGTTCACCCATCACCTTGGTGACGTCGTTACTATCTCGGCGCCCTCGCTGGGCGCGTTGGTCAACATCGTGCGGCGCTCCGACGAGATCACTCCCTGGACGTTCGGCGTACGTGCCCTGTACGGCAATCTGGCGGCGCGTGGTCTGCTGAACAGAAATGCATCGGGGGCTTGA
- the dapB gene encoding 4-hydroxy-tetrahydrodipicolinate reductase — protein MRIAVAGATGRMGRMLIEAVLAADGTTLVGALSKDGGSALGQDAGAFIGKATGVAITADIDAVLSASDVLLDFTRPSGTLAYLEAAKRHGVKMVIGTTGFDAEQLRLIEETARSTAIVFASSTSVSLNVTLQLIELAAKNFSKGYDIEVVEAHHRHKVDAPSGTALTIGETIAGALGRNLADCAVFAREGMTGARDPSTIGFSSIRGGDIVGEHTVLFIGEGERIEITHKTLNRLPYVNGALRAARFLMKQESGLFDMQDVLRR, from the coding sequence ATGAGAATTGCGGTAGCGGGCGCAACCGGCCGAATGGGCCGGATGCTGATTGAGGCGGTATTGGCAGCGGATGGTACGACACTCGTCGGCGCATTGAGCAAGGACGGTGGCTCCGCTTTGGGGCAGGACGCCGGCGCGTTTATCGGTAAGGCGACGGGAGTTGCAATCACAGCCGATATCGATGCCGTACTGTCAGCGTCGGATGTCCTGCTCGATTTCACCCGGCCGTCAGGCACGCTCGCTTATCTCGAGGCAGCGAAGCGGCACGGGGTGAAAATGGTTATCGGAACAACGGGCTTCGACGCTGAGCAATTGCGGTTGATAGAAGAGACAGCCAGGAGCACCGCGATAGTGTTCGCATCCAGTACGAGTGTCAGCCTCAACGTGACGCTTCAGCTTATCGAATTGGCTGCAAAGAACTTCTCCAAAGGCTATGACATTGAAGTTGTCGAAGCACACCATCGACACAAGGTGGACGCGCCGTCGGGGACCGCACTGACGATTGGAGAGACCATCGCAGGTGCGCTTGGCCGCAATCTGGCCGATTGTGCAGTGTTCGCGCGTGAAGGGATGACTGGCGCACGGGACCCCTCGACGATTGGGTTTTCCTCAATTCGTGGTGGCGACATCGTTGGAGAGCACACGGTCCTGTTCATCGGCGAAGGGGAGCGAATCGAAATTACCCACAAGACACTCAACAGATTGCCCTATGTCAATGGCGCGTTGCGAGCCGCGCGCTTCCTGATGAAGCAGGAAAGTGGCCTGTTTGATATGCAGGACGTGCTGCGGCGATGA